The genomic DNA TTCCCTTCAACCCGCTAACGAAAACAAAACGATCGCCCTCTTCACTTGTACATCTTGAACAAGCTGCGATCGTTCCCTATGCTTCAAACAGGTGAAATGATGAATAGCTCATCGACACTACAATCTCCCCATTCTCCCAGACGCGATCCCCTCCAGCCTATCCGTCTGTGGTTAGATTCCTTTCCAGTTCACAACCCTACTATTGCTCGCCGCCTTGCTAAGCTGATCCCGCCTCAATGCCCGTTCGAGCGAGACATTAAATT from Leptolyngbya ohadii IS1 includes the following:
- a CDS encoding Mo-dependent nitrogenase C-terminal domain-containing protein: MLQTGEMMNSSSTLQSPHSPRRDPLQPIRLWLDSFPVHNPTIARRLAKLIPPQCPFERDIKFFGRTLLHIPPLCKLNPFYEELVGLRFRALCYLADECGEDVRPYC